The Rattus norvegicus strain BN/NHsdMcwi chromosome 2, GRCr8, whole genome shotgun sequence nucleotide sequence AAGTTGATTTCGCATCTATCTCCCTCCGTCCTGCCCACTATATGTATTTGACagtaccatcttctcttctctttgtctcaCCCTTACCACTATCATTAGTTCCATTTACTCCTACAGACAGTTTCACTTTGAATTTCATGTCATATATAATTATACAGCTTTGTATGTCTATATCAAATTGAGCAATGAAAGCATGAGAGACTATATATACTTTTCTTTCTCCAACTGCCTTAATTCACCTAATAGAAttatcctgttatttttatttctctgaaaatAACTTCTTTGAAAAAAACCCCAACATACACCATATTTTCTTAATCCATTCCCCTATGTTAGATATGAAGATTTGTTCTGTAATTTATATATGGTAAAGACTCATGATAGTGATATACGAGTGTCTGTGCTATGTTGACGTGGTGTCATTTGAGTAAATGTCCACAAGTGTATATAGACATAATAGGTCCATTTTTCACAGTGACTTATATTACCAGTGGGGTAAGAGAGAATCTCACTGTAGTTTGTATTGGATTTGCGTTTCTACTATGGCTATCaaatttgaatattttcaaatgattGAAAGTCATCTTATTCAATTGTATTTTGATTTCTGAGAAATATCTATTAATTTCACCAGCCCATTTGTATGGAGAGACATTCCAGGATTAACAGGTACTTGCTGACTGGGTGGGTCCTTGTCCTACAAAGGAAGAAGTTGAATTTGTCCGTCTGTCAAGGACTACTTGACCTTCCCCAGGTAGAGGACATGGGGGTAGactccccagacaaggtcagggAAGGGGGAACCCTGCTAGTAAAAAAGTCCTCCATTTTGTGCCCACTGCAGAAGAGATATCCTGTAACATGGTAGATTGCAACCTTAATTAGCAGGGTATTCTCACATAATTTTACCTTCTCTGTGAATTTTTTAATGtcttaatatgtgtgtgtatatttataaatTCAGCAAGAAAATTGACCAGTTGGCTATTTAGTAGGTAAAGGAACAGAATATAGGGTCTAAAGGTGTGAGGAGAGTGTGAGGAAAGGGATGGCAATGGCCAGATTCTACCATGGTCCGAGAATCAAGTGACAGACATGAAGAGAATcacaagttaaaaaaacaaaaatgtctcgGTGTTACTGAAGGGCcttgataattttatttgttgTATTATGTTACTtgtgtttttttgaaacaggatttctctatgtagacctagaactcactctgtacactaggctagctttgaactcatagaggcAGTGCTTTAATTTAAAGGCAAAGCACAGAATTAGTGGGAAAAGACAGACATACGGACAACCTAATTTGCACTTTTAGTATTTGTCTTGATCTTCTACCTACTGAGACATTAGTAGCCAGCAGCATGAGAGATAGGAACCAGGCAATGGCAATTCAAGCAGGAAGAATGAATTATCTAATAGGCACTTGCGCACAGTGATGTAAGTCCCACATCACCTCACTGCATGCTGTAATGTAGGATGGCGTTCTTTTGGAGGGTTCGGAACTTCGGCAAGGTGAATGTGGCTTTTTAATGGttttgaaagaaatattttttctaatcCCCAAAATGTGTGATGCCCCACCCAGCCATTAAGTTCTCAAGTATGACTCAGACACTTAACCAGTCTCAGGTGGATGAAGAAGCAAAGTACATTCTGCAAAAGCCTCTGAACTTCTGGCTGCTGAGTCACAGAAGCTGGAGGTCCCTATACCTGGCAGCATCACTACATCACCCAGAGTCTGCTGTGGTAGTTCAGACAGCAGTCATCACATGCTGATCTGTCCTAGGTACCGACTGACTGTCCATGTGAGAAGAAAATGGGGTAATTTAGACAAACACTCAGTAAAAGTGGGTCAGTCGCATAAGGAGGTAATGGTGTCTGATGTAGGGTCCAGCAGCTCCCTGTTCTGTAGTAAGCATATATTTATTGGTGGATGACCAAGCTGGAGCTTAAGCAGAGTAAAAATCCCACAGAGCTGGTTCATTCCTGCTCCATTGTCTTTATACAACCATTTCTTTACATGTTCTAAGCTTCTTCAGGATAAGCCATAGAGAAAATTATCTCCAAAATAGTTTGACAAACATTTTGAATTATAGCATCGGATCCTCAGTTTGACCTTGTAAACAAATGAATTTTTCCCCCCACAGAAGAAGCCAATAAGAGCAAGTGTTCCCTATAGCCATCAATATATACTCTAAAAGCTGTCAGTAAGGAAGAAATTACATTTCTTTGGGGAGGTAATTCCCAATATATTTAAGTAATGTACTTCGCAAATGTGTGTATGAGCCATAAAATAACACACATCTACATATATGAGAATAAGGAGTACAAAGGTTATCACATGAATTGTTAATCCCAAGTTACAATCATTGCACAATGAGAGGCTTTGTACTGATTGGCCACCAGTGAGCATATCCCAGCTTATCACGTTTAATTATCCCAAACCAGGTACTTTCCTTTATGGAGACACTAGCCTTTTCCACCTTTCCCCATGGTACAAGTAATTTCACCTTGTATATCAAGATTCATCCTTAGAGCTTCTGGTACAGAAGATGTCTAGGCACCACTCCTGACCACTTAAGGGACACTGAAAAGGGTGAGGGTCACACATCTCTGTAAGTGTTTGGACCCAAATGTGCTTTTGGTCACCGAATAGGGACTAAATTGTCACAATAAAGGCTTCAAGTAAGAACAGGAAGTGAACACATGTTAGTTTATGTGCAATATCAGAGGCCTAAGGGCATTAAGAAATAAAGTGTGTCAGGCATATATGGATGGAGGCATGACCACCAACATTCTCAAAGCATGCCTGCTTGAAGGTTCATTGACCTTTAGCAGATTTTCTAGCATCTCTTCAGTTCCTGTTCTACCTCTGCGTTGAGCCCATGTCCAGATTCTCATGTTCTGATGTTTCCCTCTGGGAAGCTCATGAAGTTCTTTAGAGAAATCACTTATCAGgaccacagagaaaaaaaaaagagaaccagaGGTGGTGAGTAGATATTCTCTAGTTTTAAGCCCTTTTGCCATGTCCTTGCAATCTCCCTTCAGCCTGTGACACTCGCCCTGGTTATGTGAGCACACAAATGACCCAGAAATGGGTCCCAAAAGTGTTGACTGACTGCTCATCGTCtgcctccttctgtgaggtcaaaAGGAAGCTGTTTCAAATCTGCAGGTAGGAAACCAGCGAGTAGATCCTTCCCATCACCTGCCTCATCCTCTCCTCTGTTGCGTACACCTTCCACTTTCTTAGAACTCTGTCTATACGACTTTAGCCACAGCTCTTCAGATGCAAGCAGAGAAAAACAGATCCATTTGAGCTTCTGCATGCTTCTCATTGTGCTCCTACTGCATGGGAATCTGGTGGCCCATATTACTGCTATAGGCTGTAATTCCATTGACTTGCTAATAACACCGACTTAGAAGTATGCTGTTGTTAAAAATAAACACTAGTTTAGTCATGTTTGAAAGGGGAGATTTTTATTATTGCAGTCTGTTCATTTTAGGAGAAAGTCACAACTTTGCATAGGATGACCAAGAGTCCAGAATATAGAGCACAACAGAAAAGAGGAGTGGAGTCAGGGCTTCTGTCTGTATTTGACTTCTGTCTCCACAGCTTGTCTGAAGTCCAAGGGCCCAGATCAGCAGCAGTCCCCAGACTGCTGGCTACCACCACAGCTGCTGCCACAGCAACCACCACTGCTGCCACAGCAGCCTCCACTGCTGCCACAGCAgccactgctgccaccactgctACAGCATCCAGAGCTGTGGCGATGGCGATGGAAAGATCTGCGGGGTCTGTGGTGGCTCAGGCAGCAGCCTCCACCCCCAGAGCTGCAGCAGCCACCAGAGCTGGAGCCACAGCAGCCCCCAGAGCTGGAGCCACAGCAGCCCCCAGAACCCAGGCTACAGCAGGAAGACACAGGGGGGCACTTGGGAGGACATTTAGGGGGGCATTTTGGAGGGCACTTTGGTGTCTGGCACTTGGGAGGGCACTTGGGGGTGCACTTGGGAGGGGGCTGGCACTGCTGCTGGTTCTGCTGGCAGGACATCTCAACAGTGAGAGCAGTAGATCTGTGGAAGAGTTGCACACATGTCAGAACTAGGACTCTGGGGCTACCCTTCCCCTCTGCATCCATAATAATCAGAGACACACTCTAGAGGTTTCTGCTGTGAAATATTCATCCTCTTACATGATCACTATTATTTATTGTAAGCTTCAGAAACCCACATAAACCAGTAAAAACTGACATTTAGTGTCTAGCAGTGAATGACAAGCTAGGAAGTATAAAATGGTTCTGAATCACAGACTTGGAAATTGACTGTTTAAAGCATCATTTCAGGTAAAATGGATTTCACTACAAAGAGAAACATGTACCCTATTGTCTCCATCTCTTCCTTTGAAGGCTAGCCCAGGGCTGTGTTTTGGAGTGCATCAATAGAATATGCACAATTTCCTGTGCTTCTGAGAGGCCCActcttcttatatatttggttgtgagcctagcctttaacggctgagccatctctccagcccgaggccCACTCTTCTTAAGGGAAGCTTATTCTGCTCAGAGCCCTAAGTCAAATGGATCCTGACTGCTCATGCCTCCTATGGATGTCGGAATGCTCTTTTCTTTACCCATCATTCTGGCCCATcctaagtcctctggaagaatggcCTCCAGGCTCTGTGGTTCTTCTCAGCCTCCCCTCCAGCTCTCCTCTCAGCTTTCCTCTAGTTCAGTCCACGCTCTTGCTCCCAATGGACACTTACCAAGAGACAGACAGCACAAGATCTGTAGGCACCCCAGGAGGACTGAATGGAGGTGCTCTGCCACTCAGCCTTTTTATTCCAATCCTGGCCTCTGCCCAGCCCGTGAGACAGTGGCTGGGCTTGGATGACCCTGACTCCTGACACCCATATGGTTCTGTGACTAGTGATGACCAGATGTTTCTCACCAGACTTACTCCTTGGGACTCAAAGATACTCAAGCATGGACTATGGTTTAGGCATGAGGTGAGGAGGAAGTGGATTCCTAGCATCCTTAACTTCACATACCTGAAAGGCATGTGCTTAGAGACTGCTCAATTCTTAGTCTATCTCACTT carries:
- the LOC103695131 gene encoding late cornified envelope protein 1C-like codes for the protein MSCQQNQQQCQPPPKCTPKCPPKCQTPKCPPKCPPKCPPKCPPVSSCCSLGSGGCCGSSSGGCCGSSSGGCCSSGGGGCCLSHHRPRRSFHRHRHSSGCCSSGGSSGCCGSSGGCCGSSGGCCGSSCGGSQQSGDCC